The following are encoded together in the Citrus sinensis cultivar Valencia sweet orange chromosome 1, DVS_A1.0, whole genome shotgun sequence genome:
- the LOC102622586 gene encoding trans-Golgi network-localized SYP41-interacting protein 1 isoform X2, whose amino-acid sequence MDKNKSRTDMLAAGRKKLQQFRQKKDGKGSSSQGKSLKKSGKSEQHEADIDAASTAGKPTGSLVPEGESASPSHVDSNLGVMDSNSIENSLAPEIDVAAVDSPSVVVTPESRMVEISLARDAVLSPQGGDVPSLVPNEGERMQNTDAEAARAVPSSSVDIPVLDGETKDADISVVTDGSTQSILADTDKREMVTVEMENANRDGRLESPASQEVPDTTLIQVRGDQVTDEADGSGLKHHDKSSETEPAGEGKPNPPELGGSTATLEESASGLTGVHKVTYEEKLTSNADKVPASTDATNTADGSSSPALLSHEADGISAVSLQGIDHLKDVVASFPNEGRKGMLPPDAGSDGYEEVQADRQNLMLAEVDNQQSMPVGSLMTDSKAQERSLEKDTVHSSMVAVSSDGDGCSVSLSELKEIVRGLSGDEFRSLLSSRGSGNAELGIDSLVLSECTSHDMFERLKEELYLTSFTKDIFHLQVSEMSEQQMEFDQNHHQLVDEISLLRASLYEVQQKNECMAEEVAHCRSELQAVASCREELENQVHSVKAEAQEFSDRANELQISLERSLGDLSSLSMELADYKGWVASLKVENENLSTKLASVTEDRKKLAEETESCLHENEKLSLELTDCKSLLEALLVEKSNLTAIHALVTEERKKLEEEKESLAGDNQKMCMELTDCRILVESLPDENAKLNRSLAAVTEERKKLEEEKESLTGENDKMSTELTECKGLVAALQDEYAELKGSLALIMEERKKLEEEKESLATENEKMSMELTECKGLVTEERKKLVEEKESLVLEIEKISTELTDCKGLVAALQVENANLNGSLALKTEERMKLEEYFVQENKRLSNELLIFQQKFPTENTAFRQDGGISSPILEKPSSDGPVGGSTRELEEVFDDSSLLSVLKGHFREAENILQDLEEAAEKMHFELTSFNGSVGKVPSPGVSKLIQAFESKVHHDEHETEEKAATEKLSPSDAFMSIKEHTWKLRALLQQFHLDSENAEEELRRISDVAVGKSKAEYEALKEHSDNLEATNIELGVLYEVIKQHVYGVEARSDELQVLVENYKQRDLSLKAEYHEVGEKLSEHQSRVSELLSQFHDLQRSSDEKILMLEYQVESLQKEASERTLILEREWNSIITQIVKTVEKLDEFTGGVSISAGTETNDGLDANSRVDASVDAAIKVIEDLQEKLETAHSDHEKVCSSYKEVNEKFNDLFRKNESASVMLHTLYGDLRKLVIDSAGSMDDEPRMNFQVGALSDPIDYIKYKTVVEQLENFLGERLELKTLNNKLKSELISRTNDVEVLNGRCLDSDAIQKLIENVLSVGKLENTETDLDKTPFSHLESLVSSLVKRYKEVVEQVSSSREEFGFMGMELTEQQEKINQLNALKLQHATEILVLKESIRQAEEALAVSLSELQEKVSELEQSEQRISSIREKLSIAVSKGKGLIMQRDSLKQSLAETSKELEKCTQELQLRDARLNELETKLSNMEAGDRVEALESELSYIRNSATALRESFLLKDSVLQRIEEIMEDLDLPEQFHSRDIIEKVDWLARSVTRNSLPVTNWEQKSSVGGSHSDAGFVDTEAWKEDTPPSSSSGDDMRRKYEELQSKFYGLAEQNEMLEQSLMERNYLVQRWEELLDRINMPSHLRSMEPEDRIEWLGTALLDANNDRDSLHQKIENLEDYYGSVTADLEESQKRISELEADLQVVVHEREKLSERMEILTCDHEKISSKVVQFELEKEMLQNEMTGLQEKLEERVRIEGRIETIENGIRRLVGLVGDALHDPSAKELASGDSSTECLEVLLRKLIEHYLTLSEPKTVPEDTFAEHRTEEADASLDKSGNRDVVMSGDSDTAHLEKDLEDALANLMHVKEERDAYMEKQQSFICEVAALDKKRMELQELLAQEEQKSASLREKLNVAVRKGKSVVQQRDSLKQTLEQMTNELEHLKSEISHRENALVGYEQKIRDLSTYPEMVEALESEKLFLRNRLTEAERLLQERENILNVITNALIGIDVGGEVSNWDPVEKLEQIGKQFLVLHAALVSSEQELKKSRRAAELLLAELNEVQERNDVLQEELEKAASELSEISKERDVAEAAKVDALSHLDRLSTVFSKGKQKQYSEMMMLKSGANELRKDFLDIDSLLADVFSKDLEFVLNLEAYIQSCLKQGDTSDVVSMPITSAYGGYASSNSVDKENILFMDSWPALKTPDHVDDTVIVELCSSIGITLQELMSNVGSLREKLHKHPKVFHDKARNVFEVMNILCGELTSQKNSVEALKRDVARLESIEREKDLDNVVLRRNIVLLYEASANSIMEIGNRKAALVGSNLVAGDLEMTLNPATIGEAGLPFGGQNHLSSEEFIKAIADKLLSTVKDFAMMRTEFEDGNLKEMKITIAKMQRELQEKDIQRDRICSELVGQIKEAEAAARRCSLDVQSAETRIFDMEQQVQAVKEERGLLEERLKELRDEQATFLESKDRVLAAKDQEIEALMQALDEEENQIEELKEKLVDLEKVVQQKNLDLENLEVSRGKIAKRLSVTVSKFDELHLMSETLLSEVEKLELQLQDRDAEISFLRQEVTRCTNEVLASSQMNNKRDLNEIQELISWLDSLISEVGVQDVHLEKESSQAHEYKEILQKKISGIISEFEDLRAVAQSQDTLLQVERNRVQELTRKEELLRNSLREKEAHINMLEGVGDSGRATSVTSEILEVEPVINKWAAPGPSTTSQVRSLRKVNNNDQVAIAIDMEPGSASGRLEDEDDEKVHGFKSLTTSRIVPRCTRPVTDMIDGLWVSCDRALMRQPALRLSIIVYWAVLHTLIASFVF is encoded by the exons ATGGACAAGAACAAGAGCCGTACGGATATGCTCGCCGCTGGCCGTAAaaag CTTCAACAATTCCGACAGAAGAAGGATGGCAAGGGCAGTAGCAGCCAAGGTAAATCCTTGAAGAAGTCTGGTAAATCTGAGCAGCATGAAGCTGATATCGATGCAGCATCTACTGCTGGGAAACCAACAGGATCATTAGTTCCTGAAGGGGAAAGTGCATCTCCATCTCATGTTGATTCCAATCTGGGAGTTATggattcaaattcaatagaGAATTCATTGGCTCCTGAGATTGATGTTGCAGCCGTTGATTCGCCATCAGTGGTTGTTACACCTGAGTCACGCATGGTTGAAATATCTTTGGCTCGTGATGCTGTGTTATCACCACAAGGTGGTGATGTTCCTTCTTTGGTGCCTAACGAAGGGGAAAGAATGCAGAATACCGATGCCGAGGCAGCCAGAGCAGTGCCCTCGTCATCTGTAGATATCCCAGTTTTAGATGGGGAAACCAAGGATGCCGATATATCTGTAGTCACTGACGGGTCAACACAATCCATATTAGCAGATACTGACAAGAGGGAGATGGTTACAGTTGAAATGGAAAATGCAAATAGGGATGGGAGGCTGGAGTCGCCAGCTTCACAAGAAGTTCCTGATACGACCCTGATTCAAGTGAGGGGAGATCAGGTAACAGAT GAAGCAGATGGTTCGGGTTTGAAGCACCATGATAAAAGCAGTGAAACTGAGCCGGCAGGGGAAGGGAAGCCTAATCCACCTGAGCTTGGTGGAAGCACTGCAACTCTTGAAGAATCTGCGTCAGGATTGACGGGTGTGCACAAGGTAACCTATGAAGAAAAGTTAACTAGCAATGCTGATAAGGTGCCTGCATCAACTGATGCAACCAACACAGCTGATGGGTCTTCGTCTCCTGCCCTTCTTTCACATGAAGCCGATGGTATTTCAGCTGTTAGTCTTCAAGGTATAGATCACCTGAAGGATGTAGTGGCAAGTTTTCCTAATGAAGGAAGAAAAGGAATGCTCCCTCCTGATGCGGGAAGTGATGGGTATGAAGAGGTTCAAGCAGATAGACAGAATTTGATGCTTGCAGAAGTGGATAATCAGCAGTCTATGCCAGTGGGATCTTTGATGACTGACAGTAAAGCTCAGGAAAGATCTCTTGAGAAAGACACGGTGCATTCATCTATGGTAGCTGTTTCTTCAGATGGAGATGGGTGCTCAGTCAGCCTTTCAGAGCTCAAAGAGATCGTAAGGGGGCTTAGTGGGGATGAGTTTAGGTCTCTGCTCAGTTCGAGAGGATCGGGTAATGCAGAGTTGGGGATTGATAGTTTGGTTCTATCTGAGTGTACCAGTCATGATATGTTTGAGAGACTGAAAGAAGAGTTGTATCTTACAAGTTTTACAAAAGATATCTTTCACTTGCAAGTTTCGGAGATGTCTGAGCAGCAAATGGAATTTGATCAAAACCATCATCAGTTGGTTGATGAAATATCCTTGCTCCGAGCTTCCCTCTATGAAGTTCAGCAGAAGAATGAATGCATGGCTGAAGAGGTAGCACATTGCAGGTCTGAACTCCAGGCTGTTGCTAGCTGTAGGGAGGAACTTGAAAACCAAGTTCATTCAGTAAAGGCAGAGGCTCAGGAGTTTTCAGATAGGGCAAATGAATTGCAGATCAGCTTGGAAAGATCTCTAGGGGATTTATCAAGTCTGTCAATGGAGTTAGCTGACTACAAGGGTTGGGTTGCTTCTTTAAAGGTGGAGAATGAGAACTTAAGTACGAAACTTGCTTCAGTGACTGAGGACAGAAAGAAACTTGCGGAGGAAACAGAATCTTGTCTCCATGAGAATGAGAAGCTGTCATTGGAGTTAACTGATTGCAAAAGTTTACTAGAAGCTCTGCTGGTAGAAAAATCCAACTTAACTGCAATTCATGCGCTGGTGACAGAGGAGAGAAAGaagcttgaagaagaaaaggagTCTCTTGCAGGTGATAATCAGAAAATGTGTATGGAATTGACTGACTGTAGGATTTTGGTGGAATCTCTACcggatgaaaatgctaaattaaACAGGAGCCTTGCTGCAGTAACAGAGGAGAGAAAGaagcttgaagaagaaaaggagTCTCTTACTGGTGAAAATGACAAAATGTCTACAGAATTGACAGAATGCAAGGGTTTGGTGGCAGCTCTACAAGATGAATACGCTGAATTAAAAGGCAGCCTTGCTTTGATAATGGAGGAGAGAAAGaagcttgaagaagaaaaggagTCTCTTGCTACTGAGAATGAGAAAATGTCTATGGAATTGACTGAATGTAAGGGTTTGGTAACAGAGGAGAGAAAGAAGCTTGTAGAAGAAAAGGAATCTCTTGTCTTGGAGATTGAGAAAATATCCACGGAATTGACTGATTGTAAGGGACTGGTGGCAGCTCTGCAAGTTGAAAATGCCAACTTAAATGGGAGTCTTGCTTTGAAAACAGAAGAGAGGATGAAGCTTGAGGAATATTTTGttcaagaaaataagagaTTGTCGAACGAGCTACTTATTTTTCAACAGAAGTTTCCTACTGAAAATACGGCATTTAGGCAAGATGGTGGCATTTCCTCTCCTATATTGGAGAAACCCTCATCTGATGGCCCTGTTGGAGGTTCAACACGTGAGCTGGAGGAAgtttttgatgattcttctttGTTGTCAGTCTTGAAAGGACACTTCAGGGAGGCAGAAAACATACTGCAGGACCTTGAAGAGGCTGCTGAAAAGATGCACTTTGAGTTAACTTCTTTTAATGGGTCTGTTGGTAAAGTGCCTTCACCTGGGGTATCCAAACTGATTCAAGCATTCGAGTCAAAGGTGCATCATGATGAACATGAGACAGAGGAGAAGGCTGCGACTGAAAAACTATCACCATCAGATGCATTTATGTCAATAAAAGAGCATACATGGAAATTGAGGGCACTGCTTCAGCAGTTTCACCTGGATTCTGAGAATGCCGAAGAGGAGCTTAGAAGGATTTCTGATGTTGCAGTCGGGAAGTCCAAGGCTGAATATGAAGCTTTGAAGGAGCACAGTGACAATTTGGAAGCAACAAACATTGAGCTTGGAGTTTTGTATGAAGTCATAAAGCAACATGTATATGGAGTTGAAGCAAGAAGTGATGAGCTTCAGGTTCTTGTTGAGAACTACAAACAACGAGACCTTAGTCTGAAAGCAGAATATCATGAGGTTGGTGAAAAATTAAGCGAGCACCAATCAAGAGTTAGTGAATTGCTGAGTCAGTTCCATGATTTACAGCGAAGTTCAGATGAGAAGATTTTGATGCTAGAATATCAAGTAGAAAGCTTGCAGAAGGAAGCATCTGAGAGGACATTGATACTTGAACGAGAATGGAATTCTATCATTACTCAGATTGTTAAAACAGTGGAAAAGCTTGATGAGTTTACTGGGGGAGTGTCAATCTCTGCCGGCACAGAAACCAATGATGGCTTGGATGCTAACAGTCGCGTTGATGCTTCTGTAGATGCCGCTATCAAGGTGATTGAGGATCTGCAGGAGAAATTAGAAACTGCTCATTCAGACCATGAAAAAGTTTGTAGTTCATACAAAGAAGTAAATGAGAAGTTCAATGATTTGTTTAGAAAGAATGAATCAGCTTCTGTTATGTTACATACACTTTATGGTGATCTCAGGAAACTTGTAATTGATTCTGCTGGGTCTATGGATGATGAACCACGGATGAACTTTCAAGTTGGGGCTCTATCTGATCCCATTGACTACATCAAGTATAAGACCGTTGTTGAACAACTGGAAAATTTTCTGGGTGAGAGACTGGAGCTCAAAACTTTAAACAATAAACTTAAGTCAGAGTTGATTAGTAGAACAAATGATGTGGAAGTATTGAATGGAAGATGCCTTGATTCCGATGCCATCCAGAAGTTAATAGAAAATGTTTTGAGTGTTGGAAAACTGGAAAACACCGAGACTGACTTAGATAAAACACCTTTTTCACACCTTGAATCATTGGTGTCTTCACTTGTTAAGAGGTATAAAGAGGTTGTTGAGCAGGTGAGTTCGTCAAGAGAAGAGTTTGGATTTATGGGGATGGAATTGACTGAACAGCAGGAAAAGATAAACCAGTTAAATGCTTTGAAGCTTCAGCATGCAACTGAAATCCTTGTTCTCAAAGAAAGTATAAGGCAGGCAGAAGAAGCGCTTGCTGTCTCGCTATCTGAATTGCAGGAAAAAGTAAGTGAACTAGAACAGTCAGAGCAGCGGATATCTTCTATCAGAGAGAAGCTTAGCATTGCTGTTTCTAAGGGGAAAGGGTTGATTATGCAGCGCGATAGTCTGAAGCAGTCTCTGGCTGAAACATCCAAGGAACTTGAGAAATGCACGCAAGAGCTGCAGTTGAGAGATGCTAGACTTAATGAGCTAGAAACAAAACTTTCTAATATGGAGGCAGGTGACCGTGTGGAAGCTCTTGAATCTGAGCTTTCATACATTCGCAACTCAGCAACTGCTTTAAGAGAGTCATTTCTCCTCAAAGACTCTGTACTCCAGAGAATTGAAGAGATAATGGAAGACCTTGATCTACCTGAACAGTTTCATTCAAGGGACATAATAGAAAAGGTTGATTGGTTAGCACGATCAGTTACACGAAACTCTTTGCCTGTTACTAATTGGGAGCAGAAGAGTTCTGTGGGAGGTTCCCACTCCGATGCTGGTTTTGTTGATACAGAAGCCTGGAAAGAAGATACACCACCAAGCTCAAGTTCAGGGGATGATATGAGGAGAAAATATGAGGAGCTGCAGAGCAAGTTTTATGGATTGGCtgaacaaaatgaaatgctCGAACAATCTTTAATGGAGAGAAACTACTTGGTGCAGAGATGGGAAGAACTTTTGGACAGAATCAATATGCCTTCACACTTGCGGTCTATGGAACCTGAGGATAGGATTGAGTGGTTAGGAACTGCACTGTTGGATGCTAATAATGATAGGGATTCTCTCCATCAGAAGATTGAAAACCTGGAAGACTACTATGGATCTGTTACTGCTGATCTGGAAGAGTCACAAAAGAGGATATCTGAGCTTGAGGCAGACCTTCAAGTTGTTGTTCATGAGAGGGAGAAGCTTTCTGAAAGAATGGAGATTCTGACCTGTGATCATGAGAAAATCTCATCAAAGGTGGTCCAGTTTGAACTTGAGAAGGAAATGCTGCAGAATGAAATGACTGGTTTACAGGAGAAATTGGAAGAGAGGGTTAGAATTGAGGGGCGCATCGAAACCATTGAAAATGGGATACGTAGATTGGTGGGTTTGGTTGGTGATGCACTGCATGATCCTAGTGCGAAAGAATTGGCTTCGGGTGACAGTAGTACTGAGTGCTTGGAGGTTCTACTGAGGAAGCTTATAGAGCATTACTTGACCCTTTCCGAGCCAAAAACTGTACCTGAGGATACATTTGCTGAGCACCGCACTGAAGAAGCGGATGCAAGCCTTGATAAATCTGGAAACAGAGATGTTGTAATGTCTGGGGACTCAGATACAGCGCATCTGGAGAAAGATCTGGAGGACGCTTTAGCTAACCTAATGCATGTGAAGGAGGAGAGAGATGCATACATGGAGAAGCAGCAGTCTTTCATTTGTGAAGTTGCAGCACTTGATAAAAAAAGGATGGAGTTGCAGGAGCTACTTGCTCAGGAGGAGCAGAAGTCAGCTTCTCTGAGGGAGAAGTTAAATGTTGCTGTTAGAAAAGGGAAGTCGGTGGTGCAACAGCGGGATAGTTTGAAACAAACCTTGGAACAGATGACTAATGAATTGGAACACTTAAAGTCTGAGATCAGCCACAGGGAAAATGCTCTTGTAGGTTATGAACAGAAAATTAGGGATTTATCCACTTACCCTGAGATGGTGGAAGCCCTAGAATCAGAGAAATTGTTCTTGAGGAATCGTCTGACTGAAGCTGAGCGGTTGTTGcaggagagagaaaatattttgaatgtaATCACGAATGCCTTAATTGGCATTGATGTTGGTGGTGAAGTTAGTAACTGGGATCCAGTTGAGAAGCTGGAACAAATTGGGAAACAATTCCTTGTTTTGCATGCAGCTCTGGTTTCTTCTGAAcaagaattgaagaaatctAGAAGAGCAGCAGAGCTACTGCTAGCGGAACTGAATGAAGTTCAAGAGAGAAATGATGTTCTTCAGGAGGAGTTGGAAAAAGCTGCCAGTGAACTCTCTGAAATCTCCAAGGAAAGGGATGTAGCTGAGGCTGCCAAAGTTGATGCACTCTCACATCTTGACAGGTTATCTACAGTTTTCTCTAAGGGAAAACAGAAACAATATTCTgaaatgatgatgttaaaaTCCGGGGCAAATGAACTCAGGAAGGACTTTCTTGATATTGATAGTTTACTGGCTGATGTTTTCTCTAAGGACTTGGAATTTGTGCTCAATTTGGAGGCTTACATTCAATCATGTCTCAAGCAAGGCGATACTTCTGATGTGGTTAGCATGCCCATTACAAGTGCATATGGTGGCTATGCTTCCAGCAATTCAGTAGACAAG gaGAATATTCTATTTATGGATTCATGGCCAGCTTTGAAGACACCAGACCATGTGGATGACACTGTAATAGTTGAACTCTGTAGTTCTATTGGAATTACTTTGCAAGAATTGATGAGTAATGTTGGTTCTTTAAGAGAGAAGTTGCACAAGCACCCTAAAGTGTTTCATGATAAAGCTAGAAATGTATTTGAAGTAATGAATATCCTTTGTGGGGAGTTGACTTCCCAGAAAAATTCAGTTGAAGCCTTGAAAAGAGACGTTGCACGTTTGGAGTCTattgaaagagaaaaggaCTTGGATAATGTGGTGTTACGCAGAAACATTGTGTTGCTTTATGAAGCATCTGCTAATTCAATCATGGAAATTGGAAACAGAAAAGCAGCACTGGTAGGAAGTAATTTGGTTGCGGGAGACCTGGAAATGACCTTGAATCCTGCAACAATTGGTGAAGCAGGACTTCCATTTGGTGGTCAGAACCATTTGTCCTCTGAGGAGTTTATCAAGGCTATTGCAGACAAACTCTTATCTACTGTGAAGGATTTTGCTATGATGAGAACTGAATTCGAAGATGGTAACCTTAAGGAAATGAAAATCACCATTGCAAAAATGCAGAGAGAGCTTCAGGAGAAGGACATCCAAAGAGACAGAATTTGCTCGGAGCTCGTTGGTCAAATTAAGGAAGCTGAAGCTGCTGCTCGAAGATGTTCACTTGATGTTCAATCTGCAGAAACTCGGATATTTGATATGGAACAGCAAGTCCAGGCGGTGAAGGAGGAACGAGGTTTATTGGAGGAGAGATTGAAGGAGTTGCGAGACGAGCAAGCCACCTTCTTGGAGTCAAAGGACAGGGTGCTAGCTGCCAAAGACCAAG AAATTGAGGCTCTAATGCAAGCACTTGACGAGGAGGAGAATCAAATAGAAGAGCTGAAGGAAAAACTTGTGGATTTGGAAAAAGTTGTGCAGCAAAAGAACTTAGATTTAGAGAACCTTGAAGTTTCTCGTGGAAAGATTGCAAAAAGACTTTCTGTCACAGTGAGCAAGTTTGATGAGCTTCATCTTATGTCTGAAACTCTTCTCAGTGAGGTGGAAAAGCTTGAATTGCAATTACAAGATCGGGATGCTGAGATCTCTTTCTTGAGACAGGAGGTCACTAGATGCACCAATGAAGTTCTTGCTTCATCGCAGATGAATAACAAGAGAGATTTAAATGAAATCCAGGAGCTTATTTCTTGGCTTGACTCATTGATTTCTGAGGTTGGGGTACAGGATGTGCATCTTGAAAAGGAAAGCAGTCAGGCACATGAGTACAAGGAAATACTTCAGAAAAAGATTTCGGGAATTATATCTGAGTTTGAGGATCTGCGAGCAGTGGCCCAAAGCCAGGACACATTGTTGCAAGTAGAAAGGAACAGAGTACAAGAGTTAACTCGCAAAGAAGAACTTCTTCGCAATTCTTTGCGTGAGAAAGAGGCACACATCAACATGCTTGAAGGTGTTGGAGATTCAGGCCGGGCAACTAGTGTGACCTCTGAAATTTTGGAAGTTGAACCTGTG ATAAACAAGTGGGCAGCACCTGGGCCTTCTACTACATCTCAAGTTCGCAGTTTACGGAAAGTCAATAACAATGATCAGGTTGCCATTGCAATAGATATGGAACCTGGTAGTGCTAGTGGTAGGTTAGAAGACGAAGATGATGAAAAAG TTCATGGTTTCAAGTCACTTACTACATCAAGAATTGTCCCAAGATGTACGAGACCTGTAACAGACATGATAGATGGCTTATG GGTTTCTTGTGATCGAGCACTCATGCGACAACCTGCTTTACGGCTTAGTATTATAGTCTATTGGGCTGTATTGCACACACTTATTGCGAGTTTTGTATTTTGA